The segment TCCAAACACGGGGCCATTGGCACTAAGCAATATTACGGACGACTTGACAAAGACGCTGCTGGTCGTCGAAGGTGCTCCGCGTATGATGAACAATCTTTGGACCGAGCCGGTGGACATTGACATGACCTTGCTACAAGGAGTCGGTGGAACAAAGAATGACATCGGAGGACTGCTCGAAGGAGGAGCAGCGGTCGCGACAGTGGATGGACGTGGTCATTTCATCGACGAAAATATACCTCTGCCGACCCTGCGGGCGTTAATTTCACCACGAGGCGGCGAACCGCTCGCGGATGACACCCTCGATTGATAAAAGTGGCGTAAGCTTCTAGCTTGCGTTTCATCCCTCACAAATCAGGGTTTGGGTTTTATCGAATCGCGATCTCGAAGCTTGCCCCACCCTGCCCTGCCCTTACCTAACGCATTCATTCCCGACTTGCGTACGCGTCGCTAACGCGACACTAAAGATCCCCCACTTGTCGATTCGCAGTTCTTGACGTTCCAAACCTGCCTCTCGAACGAGTGCGTCCATCTCAAATTGGCTGCGGCATCGCATCACCCATGGATCTCCGTCTCGGTTCGGTAAGACCCTGGCAATCATTTCCTGTTGAGGGTGCCAAGGCTGATCCGTATACAGCAGGAATCCTTCGTCGGCGAGTACACTGGCAATCCCCGCCAACGATTGCTCAATCGGTGCATTCTCTGGAAACAGTTCATACAGTCCGCTGACAATCGCGATATTGACTACTGAATCCCCTGCCGCTCGTTTGATCGCTTCGGGATCGAACGCATCACTTTGTTTGAACTCGATTCGATCGCTGAGTCCTAAGCTTTTCGCCAACGCTTTTCCTTCCTCTAAACCGCCGCGATCACGGTCGCATAAAATCGCTCGAATGGGCAGCGACTTGTTTCGCCCGATCGTCTCGATCACATAGCGACCGGGGCCAGCGGCAATGTCCAAGATCGTGATTTCTCCCTCGCGTTCGGCCACTTGAGCGATCGCTTTGTCGAGCAATTCTTCCATGTGAACCTTGCGTCCACGAATACCCCGCCAGCCAATCGAGTTGAGATAGTTTCGGTCGACCCATCGTCCCAGCGGCGTCGTGCCTTCCGCTCGATTTCGATAAACATGATCGAGTGATTGCCCGGAATCAAACCCGCTTTCCCAACCAATCTTCACCCCCCGACTCAAACGTCCAGCGGTGGTCAAGCCAATCCGTTGAGCAGCGAAGAGAACACGTCGAACAAGGGATGCCGGCTGTTGAAGCGAAGCGTATTTCGCCTTCGATCCTTGCGACAATTCATTGCTACCCAGCTTCGGATTCGTCGATTCAAAGCGTTCGTTCAGAAATGCTGCGGTACGTTGGATGATCGGTGCACGATCTTTTTCCCAGAACGTACTGTGGTAGAACTTCGGCAACGTCTCAATATGTTTCTCCGTCGATGACAATCGATCGAAGAACCGATGTTGTACATCTTGGCGAACCACATAGTCACGCCCGGAAACAAACATCAGCGTCGGAGTTGAAATTGCAGCTGCATCATCGACAAGCCGTGTTGAAGTATCGTGGAGATCCAACAAGATATTCACGGCGATCTGTGGCGAGATGAGCGGATCGTTCGCATACGCATCCGCTTGACGCTCATCATGGGTCAACATACTGGGACGAACATAGCTTTGAATAAAGCTCTTTGGGCGTACTTTTTTCAAAACCCGAAGTGCGGGAATCGCAAGTGGAACATACAATTTAATACGGAATGCGGGAGTCGCCAAAACCATGGCTCGGATAGGCGGTGCATAGTCGTGGATCCATGCTGCGGCCAAGACGGCACCGACACTTTGACCAACGACGGCGATGTTGGCCAAGTCAAGTTCATATAAACGGCAAAGGTATTTGGCAAACTCATCCGCATCGCGGACGATTCGCGAAAAGCTTTCCGCCGCCCCACGCTCACCTGCCGTTCGCCCGTGCCCTCTGCAGTCCCATGCAAAGAACCAGCAGTCTTCCATTTTGCTCGTATCGACGAAGTCTTGCCAACGCCCGGAATGCTCGTGGCCTCGATGAAACAGAATTACCGCATTTTTCGATTGCGTTTTCGGATGCCAAGCTCGAAAAAAAATGGTTTGCCCATCGCTGGTGACAAACGATGACTCGATTGATTCACGCGAACTTGGCCGAGAAGGAATGGGGAGTGCGGGTTGTGCTTGATCGGTTTCTGTCATGGCATCGTCTTTAGTGAGGGTCATCAGTTCTCGTTTCCAGTTCGAGGTTCGTTGTGGCGGATGGATGAGAAACTAGAGACCGCCAAGCTCGGTTAATGACGGTCCAACCAGCCAAAAAGATGAGAGCACTCAAGTAAAAGCTTGTTACAGGTGGGCGAATCCACTGGAATGCCAACAGCACTGCGAGCAAGCCAACCCAAAACGCTCGATCGCTTTTCCCCATCGGCCCTGCGTATTGGCGAGGCCGATCGATTTGAATGGCGACCACACCCACAAACTCGACCACAATCGAACTGATAACAAAAATCACGATCGCGGTGGCGTTTACCGAAGGCACTAAGGCGAGCGGCAGGTACAAGGTGATGTCGCTTAGGACGTCGCCGAGCTCGTTGAGCACGGCCCCCAGGCGGCTTTTCTGGTTGAACTCACGAGCCAACATTCCATCGATCGCATTGAGGGCCATCCGCACTAGCAGAGCAATCGGTATCAGCAGCAACGGCCACGGTTTCGACGGCCAAACTCCGATGCAAACACCGGTAGCGACCGACAACAATAGAGCCGCGATTGTTACCTGGTTCGCGGTCGTTCCTGCAGCCGCCAACCTCCTAACCATTGGACGAAGCAGGTCTTGGAACTTCGGTTTCAGATCGTAGACGCTAGCCATCAGTATTCCCTATTTGTTGCAAACCAGTGATCGAGTGCTAGTCGGATTTCAGGACGGATGACAATCGGAGGCCGAGCGATGCGAAGTTTTCTTATCGCATCATCGACAGATGTCGCGTGCCCGCAATGTAGCATCCACGCGGCAACGATGCATGCGCTTCGCGAATATCCGGCTTTACAATGAACCAGTACTTGGCCGTCTCGGCGATGTTCATCAATGAATGCAATCGCCGCAGCTATTTGTTCCTCGTTCGGTGCCGTTAGGTCGAGCACAGGGAGCGACAAGTAGTTCAATTTCGCGAATGCATCAGGCTGGCTGAACGCATTGCACAAACCGACGACCGCCGTGACTCCCGACGCCGCCAACAGCTTCGCCTCGGTATTCGTCGCGTGCCGGCCAATCAAAACATTGCCGCCAACCGAATCGGTGATGTTGGATTGATGCGAATAGTATTTCCACGAAAGCCATTGACCCCACAAAACAGGGGCGAGCACGGTGCGAGCGGACCAAGTGAGCATACCGTGACGGCGACGGTAGACGGCGGGGCCGAAAAAGGCATAGCCGCTAGCGACCAACCCCGTGGAAACCGCTGGCCAAACCGTAATCCAACCAAGTTTAGGAAGCCAAAACACCGGGAGTACCAACGCGATGCTGATAGAGGCGTAAAGCATTGCCAAACGGCGTCCGTCCGTCTTCGGAAGCCGCCAAGGTAGACCGTCAATCGCATACATGACCAACACCGCCAAAACAAAGCCGCCCACGACATCAATGAAATGGTGTTGATACAAGAGCAATGTTGAGCAGCCAATCAGGAAGAACCAGAAATTCATTGCCCAACGCAAATAGGATCGACAATGTTTGCCGTAGTGAGCCGCCAGAACGGTACGCAGCGCAATGTGCATCGACGGGCACAGATTGTAAGGACGATCCATCGAAACGAACCCATTGTAGATCGTTCCAAAGAATCCTTCGGCATGGGGTCTTTCCACGGCAAGTTGTAAAGGAAAGATTACAAAACAAACCGCGGCAATCATCACAATTGCAGACAACCGCCATGCTAGACGCTGAAGCTCACTCTTGGTGTGACACAAAAACGGCGCCGCAAAGAAGAACAAGTCGATCGACATGTAGGGAATGATCATGATGGGAACGAACGGAATGTATCGTTCCCAGTCGTATCGCCATGTGCCGACGTCGGTTCGCAAACTGCTAAAATAGCCCGCTCCCCCATAAAAGACAAAAAACAAAACCGAAGTGAAGATGGCGACAATGGCGGCTTGTCGAGGTGAAACGCGTGTCGGTGATACACACTGAGCGAGCGATGAGGGTTTAGTGGTTCGACTCAAGGTTCTAAGCCAATCGGTTACGTTTAACCGCGTGCCCAGCGGGGCAAGCGTAAAAAAGATGACGCCGTCGAGTCAAAAGAGCCCACAGGTCCCCCCCGCGTCACGCGGAAAATGGACACTTCTCAGGAAACGCCACCGCCGATTGCTGCCAAGCATCCCAAAAAGACGGCAATCTCGTACTCGTACTCGTACTCAGCCTTCGGCGGTGCTCGTACTCGTGCTCGAAGTGTCGTGAGCGTCCGAGTAGGATTACGAGTAGGATTACGAGTACGATTACGAGTAGGAGTACGAGCACGAGTAGGAGTACGAGCACGAGTAGGAGTACGAGCACGAGTACGAGCACGAGCACGAGCACGAGCACGAGCACGAGTAGGAGTAGGAGTAGGAGTAGGAGTAGGAGTAGGAGTAGGAGTAGGAGTAGGAGTACGAGTACGAGTACGAGTACGAGCACGAGCACGAGCACGAGCACGAGCACGAGTACGAGCACGAGTACGAGCACGAGCACGAGCACGAGTACGAGCACCATTTCAATGAGTCGAAGGACGAGTACGACTTTTTTTACTCGTCTTGGTGGCGATTAGCGAGAAGTGTCGAAAAAGGTCCTAAAGAAAACGGATCGCAGTTCCGCACGCCCGCCAGGCTCTTGGTAAACTGATCCAAGCTTTCGACTCCTTCTAGCTCATTCGATCCTAGCGGAAGTCGCCAAGTCGTTCGGATTTTCGGAGGACCACAAGTCGGCACGAAACTCTTGACGCTTTTCCGCTACAAACTCACAGTGATTCGCCATGCTACTGAGTCCAGAAGTCCGCTATACCATTCTATGCGTTTTCGCTGCGTTGGGCGTTGCCAGCGTTGTGTCGATTGTCGCTGGTCGAGTCTACCGGGACCGTGATTTCACCGAACTTCGCAACCGGATCCGTACGTGGTGGACAATCGTCGGCTTGTTTTCCTTCGCATTGTTTTGGTCACAAGCGGCGGCGATCCTTTTTTTTGCATTCGTCAGTTTTTTGGCTCTCAAAGAGTTTTTGTCGATGGTACCGACCCGGCGTGCCGATCGGCGAGTTCTGTTCTATGCCTATATGGCGGTAATAGTGCAGTACTACTTTGCCGTGCATGCGTGGTACGGAATGTTCATCACCTTCATCCCAGTTCTCATGTTCGTTTGGTTACCAACCCGGATGTTAATGATTGGGCAAACGGATGGATTCTTGCGAGCTGCAGGTACGCTCCATTGGGCACTGATGATCACCGTCTTTAGTCTGTCGCATGCGGCTTACCTGCTTGTCTTCGAGGCTGGTCCCGCTCCACGAGTTGATGGTAGTTATCCTTCGGAGTTGGGAGCGAGTTATCCAGGTGCCGGGTTACTGCTATTCCTGATTCTGATAACGGAGCTCAACGACATTTTTCAATACATGTGGGGAAAAACACTTGGCCGTCACAAAGTGGCTCCCAACATCAGCCCAGGAAAAACCTACGAAGGCTTGCTTGGTGGTGTGGGAACGACGATCTTATTTGCCAGTTTGCTGGGCCCACGCTTAACCCTGATGGATGTTAGCCACTCACTTGTCGCGGGGCTGATCATTGCCGTCGCCGGTTTTGCAGGTGACTTGAGCATGTCGGCATTGAAACGCGACTTGAAAATCAAGGATTTCGGTGCCACCTTGCCTGGTCATGGCGGTGTTTTGGATCGCGTGGATTCTCTTGTGTTTACCGCGCCACTTTTCTTCCATTTCATTTACTACACTTATGGTTAGGCTTTGCCTGAAAAGGGGTCGTGCCTGAAAAGGGGTCGGACCCTCTCCAGACGAGCCGAAAACAACAAAAAAAGAGTGTCCTCCAAAGGGTCAGCCCCCTTTTTCAGACAAAGCCTAATCGAGGCGATTGACCAATGAACTCAGTTCTACGCCCCCTGTTTTTTGCAATTGTCGTTCGTCCATTGATGATCATCCTCTTAGGAACGAACGTTCGTCGGCATGAGTTACTACCTGATCATGGCCCCGCTTTGATTGTCGCGAATCACAACAGTCATTTGGACGTGTTTGCGCTCATGAACATTTTGGGATTAAGACGCTTGTCATCGGTGCGTCCGGTTGCAGCAGCGGACTATTTTATGACGCGTCCTCTCCGGCGTTGGTTTGCGACACGCATCGTTGGTATCATTCCAATTGATCGCAACAATGTTCGGCGTGATCGAAACAGCAAGCATCCGCTCGAACCGATTTCCGAAGTCCTGCGGCAAGGAGGCATTGTCTTGCTTTTCCCCGAAGGAACACGCGGAGAGCCAGAGCGATTGGAGGCATTTCAAGCTGGCGTCGCCCACCTTGCCCGACGGCATCCCGAGGTTCCCATCACCCCCGTTTTTATGCATGGACTCGGAAAAGCGTTGCCCAAAGGCGAGGCGATTCTCGTACCATTTTTCTGTGACGTATTCATCGGCCAACCGCTCGATTCTAGCTTGCCCAAAAAAGCGTTCATGGAACAATTGTGTGATCGGTTTGATCGTTTATCGAAGGAGCAACCGCCGAAAGAATGGATCTAGAGCATTTTGATTTTTGACGTGGCTGGGGCTTCCAGCCCCAGTTGAGAAGAACGCTGCGACTGGAAGCCACAGCCACTAAATATGACGTGGCTGGGGCTTCCAGCCCCAGTTGAGAAGAACGCTGCGACTGGAAGCCACAGCCACTAAATATGACGTGGCTGGGGCTTCCAGCCCCAGTTGAGAAGAACGCTGCGGCTGGAAGCCACAGCCACTAAATAAGCAGCCTACGGCTTTTTGCAAAATGCTCTAGGCTGATTCGTTGGAGTCCAGCCTTGAGGCGATTCTTTTCAGGTAATTGGCTAAAGCCTAAACTCCAACTCACCTGCCCTTGATTACAACCACCAGCCCTTGCCTTGTCGGACGGCGTAATTCCCAGGGCCGATCAATGCGATTACGAGGGAACCCAACAGGTAAAGCATCGGCAACTCGATCGCCCAGCCACCGTGAGGTCCGATGCTAAGGATGTCCGCCGAGTGGGCAAGCAAGATGGCGACCAGCATATTGAAGGCAAACACCAAAGAGGAAATTCTTGTAAAAACGCCCGCCAGCATGAGCAGTGGCACGACAAGCTCCCCCACATAGACTCCATACGCCAACAACGTCGGCACCCCCTTGGCGGCCAACATTCCCTCGATGCCGCCAACCCCACCAATCATCTTGGCGATTCCATGAAAGAGCATCAAGCCAGCGATCGTGACTCTCAGCAGAAGCTTTCCGTAATCTTCAAGCTTCGCTTGCGAAGCGTTTTTCCAAGTGAGCATGCGATCGATTCTCGATAGAGCGTAGAGAGGAATTAGTAAGTTCTTGGTCGAACCGACGCCTGGACGCGGCTTGGTAGGCCTTGGATTCGCAGGAACCCTTCCGCATCGTCTTGGTTGTAGGAACCGCCTCCTTCCATCGTGGCAATTTCGGCATCATACAAACTGTTCGGGCTCGTCCGCGATTCGACGCTAATGTTCCCTTTGTATAGTTTCAACGTGACTTCGCCCGTTACCGGTTTTTGAGCCTCTTGAATAAACGCCATCAAGGCATCCATCTTGGGCGTATACCAGAATCCGTAGTACACCATCTCGGCGACTTCGGGTGCCAAGCGATCACGCAAGTGCATCAAGTCACGGTCCATCGTCAGTTGCTCTACATACATGACGGCATCGTACAGTACCGTCATGCCTGGTGACTCATAAACGCCCCGGCTCTTCATACCGACAAAGCGGTTTTCGACCATGTCGATGCGTCCGATACCGTTGCGGCCAGCGATCTCGTTGAGCGATTCGACCATCTCCAGTGCATTGACCGACTTGCCGTTAAGCTTGACCGGCACGCCAGACTCGATACC is part of the Novipirellula aureliae genome and harbors:
- a CDS encoding lysophospholipid acyltransferase family protein — protein: MNSVLRPLFFAIVVRPLMIILLGTNVRRHELLPDHGPALIVANHNSHLDVFALMNILGLRRLSSVRPVAAADYFMTRPLRRWFATRIVGIIPIDRNNVRRDRNSKHPLEPISEVLRQGGIVLLFPEGTRGEPERLEAFQAGVAHLARRHPEVPITPVFMHGLGKALPKGEAILVPFFCDVFIGQPLDSSLPKKAFMEQLCDRFDRLSKEQPPKEWI
- a CDS encoding phosphatase PAP2/dual specificity phosphatase family protein, translated to MSRTTKPSSLAQCVSPTRVSPRQAAIVAIFTSVLFFVFYGGAGYFSSLRTDVGTWRYDWERYIPFVPIMIIPYMSIDLFFFAAPFLCHTKSELQRLAWRLSAIVMIAAVCFVIFPLQLAVERPHAEGFFGTIYNGFVSMDRPYNLCPSMHIALRTVLAAHYGKHCRSYLRWAMNFWFFLIGCSTLLLYQHHFIDVVGGFVLAVLVMYAIDGLPWRLPKTDGRRLAMLYASISIALVLPVFWLPKLGWITVWPAVSTGLVASGYAFFGPAVYRRRHGMLTWSARTVLAPVLWGQWLSWKYYSHQSNITDSVGGNVLIGRHATNTEAKLLAASGVTAVVGLCNAFSQPDAFAKLNYLSLPVLDLTAPNEEQIAAAIAFIDEHRRDGQVLVHCKAGYSRSACIVAAWMLHCGHATSVDDAIRKLRIARPPIVIRPEIRLALDHWFATNREY
- a CDS encoding CDP-alcohol phosphatidyltransferase family protein; its protein translation is MASVYDLKPKFQDLLRPMVRRLAAAGTTANQVTIAALLLSVATGVCIGVWPSKPWPLLLIPIALLVRMALNAIDGMLAREFNQKSRLGAVLNELGDVLSDITLYLPLALVPSVNATAIVIFVISSIVVEFVGVVAIQIDRPRQYAGPMGKSDRAFWVGLLAVLLAFQWIRPPVTSFYLSALIFLAGWTVINRAWRSLVSHPSATTNLELETRTDDPH
- a CDS encoding bifunctional alpha/beta hydrolase/class I SAM-dependent methyltransferase translates to MTLTKDDAMTETDQAQPALPIPSRPSSRESIESSFVTSDGQTIFFRAWHPKTQSKNAVILFHRGHEHSGRWQDFVDTSKMEDCWFFAWDCRGHGRTAGERGAAESFSRIVRDADEFAKYLCRLYELDLANIAVVGQSVGAVLAAAWIHDYAPPIRAMVLATPAFRIKLYVPLAIPALRVLKKVRPKSFIQSYVRPSMLTHDERQADAYANDPLISPQIAVNILLDLHDTSTRLVDDAAAISTPTLMFVSGRDYVVRQDVQHRFFDRLSSTEKHIETLPKFYHSTFWEKDRAPIIQRTAAFLNERFESTNPKLGSNELSQGSKAKYASLQQPASLVRRVLFAAQRIGLTTAGRLSRGVKIGWESGFDSGQSLDHVYRNRAEGTTPLGRWVDRNYLNSIGWRGIRGRKVHMEELLDKAIAQVAEREGEITILDIAAGPGRYVIETIGRNKSLPIRAILCDRDRGGLEEGKALAKSLGLSDRIEFKQSDAFDPEAIKRAAGDSVVNIAIVSGLYELFPENAPIEQSLAGIASVLADEGFLLYTDQPWHPQQEMIARVLPNRDGDPWVMRCRSQFEMDALVREAGLERQELRIDKWGIFSVALATRTQVGNECVR
- a CDS encoding phosphatidate cytidylyltransferase translates to MLLSPEVRYTILCVFAALGVASVVSIVAGRVYRDRDFTELRNRIRTWWTIVGLFSFALFWSQAAAILFFAFVSFLALKEFLSMVPTRRADRRVLFYAYMAVIVQYYFAVHAWYGMFITFIPVLMFVWLPTRMLMIGQTDGFLRAAGTLHWALMITVFSLSHAAYLLVFEAGPAPRVDGSYPSELGASYPGAGLLLFLILITELNDIFQYMWGKTLGRHKVAPNISPGKTYEGLLGGVGTTILFASLLGPRLTLMDVSHSLVAGLIIAVAGFAGDLSMSALKRDLKIKDFGATLPGHGGVLDRVDSLVFTAPLFFHFIYYTYG
- a CDS encoding DoxX family protein; translation: MLTWKNASQAKLEDYGKLLLRVTIAGLMLFHGIAKMIGGVGGIEGMLAAKGVPTLLAYGVYVGELVVPLLMLAGVFTRISSLVFAFNMLVAILLAHSADILSIGPHGGWAIELPMLYLLGSLVIALIGPGNYAVRQGKGWWL